The proteins below are encoded in one region of Streptomyces cyanogenus:
- a CDS encoding TetR/AcrR family transcriptional regulator — MHVQETHWASAASIATGGKAMTAAGANGRADGVRTTPLRVDAQRNLEHVLRAAREVFGELGYGAPMEDVARRARVGVGTVYRRFPSKDVLVRRIAEEETARLTEQARTALGQEDEPWSALSRFLRTSVASGAGRLLPPHVLRVGSTGPGESVAPAEEARVPQQRVQPGGAELRLVAEEAAMVADDAGAGALLDVVGQLVERARAAGELRADVSVGDVLLVIATAAPSLPDAAQQAAASARLLDILLEGLRSRPV, encoded by the coding sequence ATGCATGTTCAGGAAACTCATTGGGCATCCGCAGCCTCCATCGCGACCGGTGGGAAGGCGATGACCGCGGCGGGGGCCAACGGACGAGCGGACGGGGTGCGGACGACCCCGCTGCGGGTGGACGCACAGCGCAATCTGGAGCACGTGCTGCGTGCGGCGCGTGAGGTGTTCGGCGAGCTGGGGTACGGCGCGCCGATGGAGGACGTGGCGCGGCGCGCCCGGGTCGGGGTCGGCACGGTGTACCGGCGCTTTCCCAGCAAGGACGTGCTGGTCCGGCGGATCGCCGAGGAGGAGACGGCGCGGCTGACCGAGCAGGCGCGGACGGCGCTCGGGCAGGAGGACGAGCCGTGGTCGGCGCTGTCGCGGTTCCTGCGGACGTCCGTGGCGTCGGGGGCGGGGCGGTTGCTGCCGCCGCACGTGCTGAGGGTCGGGTCCACCGGGCCGGGCGAGTCGGTCGCGCCGGCCGAGGAGGCTCGGGTGCCTCAGCAGCGGGTGCAGCCGGGGGGTGCCGAGCTGCGGCTCGTGGCGGAGGAGGCCGCGATGGTGGCCGACGACGCCGGGGCCGGGGCGCTGCTCGACGTGGTCGGGCAGCTGGTGGAGCGGGCTCGGGCGGCGGGTGAGCTGCGGGCGGACGTGTCCGTGGGTGACGTGCTGCTCGTGATCGCCACGGCAGCGCCGTCGTTGCCGGACGCGGCGCAGCAGGCCGCGGCGTCGGCGCGGTTGCTGGACATCCTGCTGGAGGGGCTTCGGTCCCGCCCGGTGTAG
- a CDS encoding sigma-70 family RNA polymerase sigma factor, with protein sequence MGVDGWGGSHGDDDGDAEILRPVAPQVPKQGGRPASSGVSGGTSVPAQREGSMLPPRETPPADGELIERMRAGDDSAYEELYRRHADAVRRYARTCCRDGHTADDLTAEVFARMLQAVRGGSGPEHAVRAYLLTSVRRVAAHWTRSARREQLVDDFALFAQQAARIPQASGDDALGLGADVRALHEAEQSLAVRAFRSLPERWQAVLWHTEVENESPSEVAVLFGLDANGTRVLASRAREGLKQAYLQAHVSAALTGDEECARYADQLGTYARRKLRVRAERGLRKHLAECARCRLAAAQIEEVANGIPGVVPVAVIGWFGAAGYAKALGIVAGGAGAGAAGAAAAATGSSGGASGAGGTAASQGLGAPVKAGIAAGVVAVAATAVALALVNDSHPAKEVAQSAPSTPAAQPPAAQPPAAQPPVLRPPVVRPETPAPASPAGGPAPQPSHEPRPAVPAPEPSPTPTPPPAAPPTAKTAPPSTPEPTSTPTPPPAPAVYELSELRHDATGDGTEPEIVLGESSWVWQRYGMSIGGRRYASGITVHGKSSVTIALNRPCTSYDALAGVDDMTLGLGKVSFAVYADGVLLWQSDMVKGRDQALPVHVDLAGRSVVRLVVEPHSNAVDETAPADWAEARFTCR encoded by the coding sequence ATGGGCGTTGACGGGTGGGGCGGGTCACACGGTGACGACGACGGGGATGCGGAGATCCTCAGGCCGGTCGCACCGCAGGTACCGAAGCAGGGCGGGCGCCCGGCTTCGTCCGGCGTTTCCGGTGGGACGAGCGTGCCGGCCCAGCGCGAGGGAAGCATGCTGCCGCCCCGGGAGACGCCGCCCGCCGACGGCGAGCTGATCGAGCGGATGCGGGCCGGCGACGACTCCGCCTACGAGGAGCTGTACCGGCGGCACGCGGACGCGGTACGCCGGTACGCGCGCACCTGCTGCCGGGACGGACACACCGCCGACGACCTCACCGCCGAGGTCTTCGCCCGGATGCTGCAGGCGGTGCGCGGCGGCTCAGGCCCCGAACACGCCGTACGGGCCTATCTGCTGACCTCCGTGCGGCGCGTCGCCGCCCACTGGACCAGGTCCGCCCGGCGGGAGCAGCTCGTCGACGACTTCGCCCTCTTCGCCCAGCAGGCCGCCCGCATCCCGCAGGCGTCCGGCGACGACGCCCTCGGTCTCGGCGCCGACGTGCGCGCCCTGCACGAGGCCGAACAGTCCCTGGCCGTGCGGGCCTTCCGCTCGCTGCCCGAACGCTGGCAGGCCGTGCTGTGGCACACCGAGGTGGAGAACGAGTCCCCGAGCGAGGTGGCCGTCCTGTTCGGGCTGGACGCCAACGGCACCCGCGTGCTCGCCAGCCGCGCGCGCGAGGGGCTGAAGCAGGCCTACCTCCAGGCCCATGTCAGCGCCGCCCTCACCGGTGACGAGGAGTGCGCCCGCTACGCAGACCAGCTGGGCACCTACGCCCGCCGCAAGCTGCGCGTCCGGGCCGAGCGGGGCCTGCGCAAACACCTGGCGGAATGCGCGCGGTGCCGGCTGGCGGCGGCACAGATCGAGGAGGTCGCGAACGGCATCCCCGGCGTCGTACCGGTCGCGGTCATCGGCTGGTTCGGGGCCGCCGGGTACGCCAAGGCCCTCGGAATCGTGGCCGGCGGCGCCGGCGCCGGGGCGGCGGGTGCCGCCGCCGCGGCCACCGGCTCGTCCGGCGGCGCGTCCGGCGCGGGCGGGACCGCTGCCTCCCAGGGGCTCGGCGCGCCGGTGAAGGCCGGTATCGCGGCCGGTGTGGTCGCGGTGGCGGCCACCGCGGTGGCGCTGGCCCTGGTGAACGACAGCCATCCGGCGAAGGAGGTCGCCCAGTCGGCACCGTCCACACCCGCCGCCCAGCCACCGGCCGCCCAACCGCCCGCCGCCCAGCCGCCCGTCCTACGGCCGCCTGTCGTACGGCCGGAGACGCCCGCGCCCGCCTCGCCTGCCGGCGGGCCCGCGCCCCAGCCCTCTCACGAGCCCCGGCCCGCCGTCCCCGCTCCGGAGCCGTCCCCGACGCCCACCCCACCCCCGGCCGCGCCCCCGACCGCGAAAACCGCGCCGCCCTCCACCCCCGAGCCCACGTCCACGCCGACTCCGCCGCCGGCGCCCGCCGTCTACGAGTTGAGCGAGCTGCGCCACGACGCCACCGGCGACGGCACCGAGCCCGAGATCGTCCTGGGCGAGAGCAGCTGGGTGTGGCAGCGGTACGGCATGTCGATCGGCGGCCGGCGGTACGCGAGCGGGATCACCGTGCACGGCAAGTCCTCCGTCACCATCGCCCTGAACCGGCCGTGCACCTCCTACGACGCACTGGCCGGCGTGGACGACATGACGCTCGGGCTCGGCAAGGTCTCCTTCGCCGTCTACGCCGACGGGGTCCTGCTGTGGCAGTCGGACATGGTCAAGGGCCGCGACCAGGCCCTCCCCGTCCATGTGGACCTCGCCGGGCGCAGTGTCGTACGCCTCGTAGTGGAACCGCACAGCAACGCCGTCGACGAGACGGCGCCCGCGGACTGGGCCGAGGCCCGCTTCACCTGCCGCTAG